GCTCCCTTGATCAAAAACTGTGAGGCTCTAGGTCCTGCACCCCATTCCAAATATGACTGGGTGACATTTGCCGCACGCTCAGTATTGGGACGTGTTTTGTGTACAAGATTGACCGCATATTCGATGACATTGTCAGCCACAGGTACTTTACTGATCAAAGCCTGAAAAACCATGATTTGCTTCGCATCGAGGATAGGTTTGATCTCGGGTATAGGAGCTCCTCCCTGCTTGACAATACTGAGTTCTGACTCGTAGGAGGGGTAGTCCAAGCTGATCATAAACATAAACCGGTCAAGTTGCGCTTCTGGCAAGGGGTAAGTTCCTTCTTGTTCGATTGGGTTTTGGGTAGCCAACACAAAGAACGGCTTATCCAATTCCCATTTTTTCCCTCCTACAGTGACGGCATACTCTTGCATCGACTCAAGTAGAGCTGCCTGGGTTTTGGGAGGAGTCCGGTTGATCTCATCGGCCAAGACGATATTGGAAAAAATTGGTCCTTTGATAAACTTAAAATTTCGATCCTTGTCCAAGGTCTCCGCTCCCAAGATGTCCGACGGCATCAAGTCTGGCGTAAACTGGATTCGATTGAAATCAAGATGTAACGCAGAAGAAATAGTCTTCACCAAAAGTGTCTTGGCCAAGCCTGGTACGCCCACAAGCAGCGAGTGTCCTTCACAAAACATCGAGATCAATAGCAAGCGAACCACTTCATCTTGCCCTACGATCACTTTGGATATTTCTGCTTTGAGGTCCGCAAACGCTTGGTGCAATGCCTTGGCTGCCTCTACTTCATCTTTGAATTCACTCATTTATTCGTCAATCTACCAGAATACGACAATACTCGTACTCTTCATCTATGTTGATATACACTTCTCCTTGTGCTCCCTTAAACCATTTGGACATGATCCCATTCCGCTTGTTGGCCAATGCCGCAGACCGTATCTTTTGATAATCCTCCAACAAATTGGCTTGATGTGGTGGCACTTTTGCCTTGTAATATACTATTCTCACCGCACCTTTCCCATCTGGCATCTTGTATTCGAAAGGTTTCGATATCTCACCGACCTTCATCGTGTCGATGGTGAAGAACATCGTAGGGTCGAGTTCTTCTACAGAGATACGCATCGCCCCAGAGGCGTCACTAAAATAGCCTCCATTCCCGCTTGTCTGCTTATCATCCGAGTATTCCTTAGCTAGGATATCAAACCGCATACTATCCCTCAATACCGAAGTCCTCAAACTGTCCAAAAAATCTTTGGTGTCTTGAATGTCCTGCTGCGTCGGAGCAGGTATGATTAGAATATGTCTAGAATTGTAGGTATTCCCTCGTCGCTCGATCAACTGAATTATGTGAAACCCGAACTGAGTCTCGACAGGATCTGAAATTTCACCTGGCTTCATACTCAAGGCTGCAGCCTCAAACTCAGGTGCCAACTCTCCACGATTGAAAAACCCCAGTTCCCCCCCTTGTCGGGCGGACCCAGGATCCATCGAATAACGCTCTGCCATGACCCCAAAATCTATCCCACTTTCGATACGTTCCTTGATATCCAATAGCTCCAAACGCACCTCGTCTTTTCGCTTGTCGTTTGGCTCGGGGATCTTGACAAGATGTCCTACGGTCACTTCTGTAGAAAAGTACGGTAAACTATCTTGAGGGATTTTAGAAAAGAAAGTCTTGACCTCTGCAGGTGTAATACTCACATCTGCACTGATTTGCCCTTCCATTTTCTGTACGATCATTTGTTCTTTAATCTGATCAAACAGCTCCTCTCTAAACTGCGCCACAGTCTTGCCATAGATCTCTTCGAGTTTTTCTTCCGAGCCTATCTGCTGGATGAAATAGGACATCCTCTGATCTAGGTTCTGCTCGACCTGTATATCCAAGACCTGTACCGAATCTATCTCTGCCTTGGCGACCATCATCTTATTGATGACTAGACTTTCCAGAATCTGGCATTTGACGTCTCCGTTGGCCATTTGCCCCCGAGACAGAAACTCTATGTACCCCTTCTCTAACTCAGATTTGAGCACGATATAATCATCCACCTTGGCAATGACCTTGTCGATCACCACTCCCTTGTCAGTCTGCTGCGCCCAAGCCGTAGAGCCCATCATACACAGCACCAGCACCACGCATACTTTAATATATCTCAAATTCATTATTCTCTTTTCCTTTCTTTAATAGGTCCTCCTCCAGTTCTCTTCGCAGCTCGACCTTCTTCTTATTGATTAGAATGCTTTCTATATCATCATGGATGTATTCCAAAGGCGATATTTGATTGGAAATTTTATAATCCATCAGGCGAATGAAGTAATAATTCTCCTCATCCGAGCTCTCGATGTAGCTATTGTTCTTCAAAAAAGTCACCTTATCCTGTACATTGGCAAAAGGCGTAGCGGCTATCACCTCATCAAAATTCAACCACATCTCCGTCTCAAGCGAGGACTGCTTAGCAAAACGGTAGCAATACGACTGGATCTCCTCCAAGTCTGTCTGAGGGTAAGAGCGAATGAGTTTCCTAAAGTTGTCAATCTGTGGAGCCTCTGCAGGAACTACAGCATACAAGCAACGAATGATGTTTTGACGCAACACGAAGTTCTCAAACTTCTCTTCGTAGTAAGTCTTGATCTCTTCCTCCGAAATCTCTTTGTCCAAACGCTGGTTAACGTAATACTTCTCAAATTCATGAACCATCAACGCATAGCGGTAATCGAGTACTTTGCGTTCTATATTGGCTTCATCAAAATCAATCTCAGTCGAAGCACGAGAAATAGTCAATTGTTTCCTAATCCATGAATCGACATATTTTTCCACCATTTGCACACTGTCTCTACTCTCTATCCCACTCAGAGCTAAACCTTCGATATCATCCTGATACAGGTAGATATCATTGACACGAGCGATGGGCGTACGCTTCACTTCCTCCTCTTCCTCGAGCGGCGCGTACCATTTGTCACAGCCCCCAAACAACAAGGCGAGAACCAATATTAAAATATGACTACTAGAATGTCTTAACAA
The DNA window shown above is from Reichenbachiella sp. 5M10 and carries:
- a CDS encoding peptidyl-prolyl cis-trans isomerase, which produces MLRHSSSHILILVLALLFGGCDKWYAPLEEEEEVKRTPIARVNDIYLYQDDIEGLALSGIESRDSVQMVEKYVDSWIRKQLTISRASTEIDFDEANIERKVLDYRYALMVHEFEKYYVNQRLDKEISEEEIKTYYEEKFENFVLRQNIIRCLYAVVPAEAPQIDNFRKLIRSYPQTDLEEIQSYCYRFAKQSSLETEMWLNFDEVIAATPFANVQDKVTFLKNNSYIESSDEENYYFIRLMDYKISNQISPLEYIHDDIESILINKKKVELRRELEEDLLKKGKENNEFEIY
- a CDS encoding MoxR family ATPase, with product MSEFKDEVEAAKALHQAFADLKAEISKVIVGQDEVVRLLLISMFCEGHSLLVGVPGLAKTLLVKTISSALHLDFNRIQFTPDLMPSDILGAETLDKDRNFKFIKGPIFSNIVLADEINRTPPKTQAALLESMQEYAVTVGGKKWELDKPFFVLATQNPIEQEGTYPLPEAQLDRFMFMISLDYPSYESELSIVKQGGAPIPEIKPILDAKQIMVFQALISKVPVADNVIEYAVNLVHKTRPNTERAANVTQSYLEWGAGPRASQFLIKGAQCHALISGKYSPDIEDVKAVAEPILKHRIIRNFKAEADGMSMSKIIAELL
- a CDS encoding peptidylprolyl isomerase codes for the protein MNLRYIKVCVVLVLCMMGSTAWAQQTDKGVVIDKVIAKVDDYIVLKSELEKGYIEFLSRGQMANGDVKCQILESLVINKMMVAKAEIDSVQVLDIQVEQNLDQRMSYFIQQIGSEEKLEEIYGKTVAQFREELFDQIKEQMIVQKMEGQISADVSITPAEVKTFFSKIPQDSLPYFSTEVTVGHLVKIPEPNDKRKDEVRLELLDIKERIESGIDFGVMAERYSMDPGSARQGGELGFFNRGELAPEFEAAALSMKPGEISDPVETQFGFHIIQLIERRGNTYNSRHILIIPAPTQQDIQDTKDFLDSLRTSVLRDSMRFDILAKEYSDDKQTSGNGGYFSDASGAMRISVEELDPTMFFTIDTMKVGEISKPFEYKMPDGKGAVRIVYYKAKVPPHQANLLEDYQKIRSAALANKRNGIMSKWFKGAQGEVYINIDEEYEYCRILVD